Below is a window of Halarcobacter anaerophilus DNA.
CGGGACATTTTGACGGAGTTTTACAAGTTGTTTTAAAACTATTTGGATTAACTCAACCTACAAATGCCTATTTCGGTAAAAAAGATGCCCAACAGTTATCTCTTATTCAACAAATGGTAAAAAACTTTTTCTTACCTATTAATATTGTTCCTTGCGATATCGTAAGAGAAAACGACGGTTTGGCAAAAAGTTCAAGAAATGTTTATTTAAGTACTACTCAAAGAAAAGATGCACTTTTAATTTCAAAATCTTTATATAAAGCTGCTTCTCTTGCCGCAAAAAAAGAGAAAGATGTAAAAGTTATAAAAGATAAAATGCTTGAAGTTATGCAAGGACTTGATGTAGAATATGTAGCTTTTGTAGACAGAGAGTTTAATGAAATCAAACAAATCCAATTAGGAAATACAATAATTTTAGTTGTGGCAAGATTTGATAAAACTAGACTTTTAGATAATATTTGGATATAAGTTTTACAATTTTTTTATAATATGATAAAATTCGCGAAAAATTAGAAGAAAGATAAAAATATATATGAAATTTACAGATAAGAAACCTTCAAAATCTTTACACTTAGTTAGTCTTGGCTGCACTAAAAACCTTGTTGACTCGGAAATTATGTTAGGTAGACTCAAAGATTATGAGATTACCGATGATTCCTCAAAAGCCGATGTGATTATTGTTAATACCTGTGGTTTTATCGATAGTGCAAAAGAAGAGAGTATAAATACCATACTAACTTTACATGATGAAAGAAAAAAAGATTCTGTTTTGGTTATGGCAGGATGTTTAAGTGAAAGATATAAAGAAGAACTTCAAAAAGAGTTACCTGAAATAGATATTTTCACGGGAGTTGGAGATTATGACAGAATCGACCGACTTGTAAATGAAAGAAGAAGCTCTTTTACGGAAGAAGTTTTTTTATTAAATGAAGAGAATGACAGAGTTATCACAGGTTCATCTTATCATGCTTATGTAAAATTAAGCGAAGGTTGTAACCAAAGCTGTTCTTTTTGTGCAATTCCGAGTTTCAAAGGGAAACTTCATTCAAGAACATTGGAATCTCTTGTAAAAGAGGTTAAAAATCTTGTAAAAAACGGTTATACCGATTTCTCTTTTGTTTCTCAGGATTCATCATCTTTTTTAAGAGACTTAAATATCAAAAACGGTTTAGAAAGATTAATTGATGAAGTAGAAAAAATAGAAGGAGTAAATAGTGCCAGAATTTTATACCTTTATCCTTCGACTACTACTTTAAGTCTGATTGAAAAAATTCAAAATTCAAAAGTATTTCAAAACTACTTTGATATGCCTCTTCAACATATCTCGTCATCAATGCTTAAAATTATGAAAAGAGGTAAAGGTGTTGAAAAGCTAAAAGAGTTGATGGATGCAATGAG
It encodes the following:
- the panC gene encoding pantoate--beta-alanine ligase; translation: MKVLKTIEELQEVRKNTKGSVGFVPTMGALHDGHISLIKKARSENDTVFVSIFVNPTQFLPGEDLEAYPRKEQADIKICEMCKADYLFMPQADTMYSPEEVLVKAPNKSYILEGKTRPGHFDGVLQVVLKLFGLTQPTNAYFGKKDAQQLSLIQQMVKNFFLPINIVPCDIVRENDGLAKSSRNVYLSTTQRKDALLISKSLYKAASLAAKKEKDVKVIKDKMLEVMQGLDVEYVAFVDREFNEIKQIQLGNTIILVVARFDKTRLLDNIWI
- the rimO gene encoding 30S ribosomal protein S12 methylthiotransferase RimO; the encoded protein is MKFTDKKPSKSLHLVSLGCTKNLVDSEIMLGRLKDYEITDDSSKADVIIVNTCGFIDSAKEESINTILTLHDERKKDSVLVMAGCLSERYKEELQKELPEIDIFTGVGDYDRIDRLVNERRSSFTEEVFLLNEENDRVITGSSYHAYVKLSEGCNQSCSFCAIPSFKGKLHSRTLESLVKEVKNLVKNGYTDFSFVSQDSSSFLRDLNIKNGLERLIDEVEKIEGVNSARILYLYPSTTTLSLIEKIQNSKVFQNYFDMPLQHISSSMLKIMKRGKGVEKLKELMDAMRKVPNSFVRTTFIVGHPGETQEDFDKLCEYVKEYGFDRANVFAYSDEEGTDAYARMDKVEEDLINERAEILGEIISETTQQSLEKEIGKTFEVYIDSESLEHEYLLSARKTTWAPDIDGEIYINDNELYDENNPQKLQFGKIYKVKVTQLVGDKLLATVIK